The following are encoded together in the Babylonia areolata isolate BAREFJ2019XMU chromosome 18, ASM4173473v1, whole genome shotgun sequence genome:
- the LOC143292925 gene encoding mitochondrial dicarboxylate carrier-like, protein MTTPVKKSDRIGRWYFGGLASAGAACCTHPLDLLKVHLQTQQKENIGLIRMGVRVVKGDGILGLYNGLSASILRQLTYSMTRFAMYETAKKHLTADGSAMPFYQKVLVAGVSGATGGFVGTPPDMVNVRMQNDIKLPKEQRRNYKHAIDGLYRVIKEEGPIKSFNGASMASSRAVLVTIGQLACYDQIKSLMMKTGVFEDNIVLHLTCSTMAGTIATLMTMPLDVMKTRMMNAAPGQYSSLMHCAMDIAKNGPMGFFKGFLPAFVRLGPHTVLTFIFFEQIRQNFGDDPQSQD, encoded by the exons ATGACCACACCTGTGAAGAAGAGTGATCGAATTGGACGTTGGTATTTCGGGGGTTTGGCCAGTGCTGGAGCGGCATGCTGCACTCATCCACTGGATCTCCTGAAG GTGCACCTTCAGACCCAGCAGAAGGAGAATATTGGACTGATCCGCATGGGGGTCAGGGTGGTCAAAGGGGACGGCATTCTGGGGCTCTACAATGGACTCTCTGCTTCCATTTTGAGACAG CTGACGTACTCCATGACACGCTTTGCCATGTACGAGACGGCCAAGAAGCATCTGACAGCAGATGGATCAGCAATGCCTTTCTACCAGAAAGTGCTGGTTGCTGGCGTATCAGGGGCTACTGGGGGCTTTGTGGGAACACCGCCTGATATGGTAAATGTGAG AATGCAGAATGACATCAAACTTCCCAAAGAGCAGAGAAGAAA ttaCAAGCACGCCATAGACGGGCTGTATCGTGTGATCAAGGAGGAAGGGCCCATCAAGTCCTTCAACGGAGCCTCCATGGCCAGCTCTCGTGCTGTGCTTGTCACCATCGGCCAG TTGGCGTGCTATGACCAAATCAAGTCGCTGATGATGAAGACGGGAGTCTTTGAGGACAACATAGTGCTGCATTTGACATGCAGTACAATGGCG GGCACCATAGCTACCTTAATGACAATGCCACTGGATGTGATGAAAACCAGAATGATGAATGCAGCTCCTGGCCAGTACTCT AGTCTCATGCATTGTGCCATGGACATTGCCAAGAATGGTCCCATGGGTTTCTTCAAG GGCTTTCTGCCAGCCTTTGTGAGACTGGGGCCTCACACCGTTCTCACCTTCATCTTCTTTGAGCAGATTCGGCAGAACTTCGGTGACGACCCACAGTCTCAAGACTGA